From Draconibacterium halophilum, one genomic window encodes:
- a CDS encoding S9 family peptidase, translating into MKKLLILSVIFLTFFTLQAQQPQKISLEDIFQKGTFRAKSVYGLRSMNDGIHYTTLEEQSKIVKYSYKTGDEIEVLFDITKIDDAPISAFSAYKFSDDETKILLTTERKSIYRRSYTAEFYVWNSVTEELSQLSDKGAQQLATFSPDGNYIAYVRDNNIFIKNLKFGSTHQATTDGKYNEIINGAPDWVYEEEFGYNKAFWWSPDSKFLAYVRFDEREVREFSMPMYAGAAPTRSANKLYPGEYTFKYPKAGETNSMVEVYSYEVKTKIAIKVDIGEETDIYIPRLKWTPDDNELVVMRLNRHQNQIDILYANPFTGDTRNFLTEKNDRYIAEDFLDAFTYLADGSFVVQSERDGWSHLYLYDKQGFEITQLTEGEFDVTDFYGYDEDKELYYYQAAAESPLRREVYYISEDKEEKGKLSTLEGTNRAVFSTNFKYFINYYSSAKVPNFITLHENKKGEQIRFLQKNTVLKNTIKNMNIPQKEFFTFTSSEGVELNGWMIKPNDFDASKKYPVFMTQYSGPNSQSVTDSWGGVSWNEYLAQEGFLVVCVDPRGTAARGEDFRKVTYMQLGKYESDDQVEAAKYLTTLPYVDAENISIFGWSYGGFMTLLTLEKGGDLFKAGIAVAPVTSWRFYDTVYTERYMRKPEENPEGYDENSPLSHAGDIKGNLLIIHGTADDNVHAQNTYEMSEKMVQAGVPFDMAMYTNRNHGIRGGNTSMHLYNKMVNFLKDNLMEK; encoded by the coding sequence ATGAAGAAACTGCTTATTTTATCGGTCATATTTTTGACTTTTTTTACGCTACAAGCGCAACAGCCACAAAAAATTTCGTTAGAAGACATTTTTCAAAAAGGCACTTTTCGGGCAAAGTCGGTTTATGGCTTGCGTTCGATGAACGATGGCATCCATTACACTACCCTGGAAGAACAATCAAAAATTGTAAAATACAGTTACAAAACCGGCGATGAAATTGAAGTCCTTTTTGACATTACCAAAATAGACGATGCACCAATTTCAGCTTTTTCCGCTTACAAATTCAGCGATGACGAAACCAAAATATTACTTACAACCGAGCGCAAATCAATTTATCGTCGTTCTTACACTGCAGAGTTTTATGTATGGAATTCAGTTACCGAAGAACTATCACAACTCTCGGATAAAGGAGCACAGCAATTGGCAACATTTTCTCCCGATGGAAATTACATTGCTTATGTGCGCGACAATAATATTTTCATCAAGAATTTAAAGTTTGGAAGCACACACCAGGCAACAACTGATGGTAAATATAACGAGATAATAAATGGTGCTCCCGACTGGGTTTACGAAGAAGAATTTGGCTACAACAAAGCATTTTGGTGGTCGCCCGACAGTAAATTCCTTGCCTACGTTCGTTTTGATGAAAGAGAAGTACGTGAGTTTTCCATGCCTATGTACGCAGGTGCAGCACCAACACGCAGCGCTAATAAATTATATCCCGGAGAATACACGTTTAAATACCCAAAAGCCGGTGAAACCAACTCAATGGTAGAAGTTTACTCATATGAGGTAAAAACTAAGATTGCAATTAAAGTTGATATTGGTGAAGAAACGGATATTTACATACCGCGGTTAAAATGGACGCCCGACGACAACGAACTTGTTGTGATGCGCCTGAATCGTCATCAAAACCAAATTGATATTCTATACGCCAATCCCTTCACCGGCGACACACGTAATTTTCTGACAGAAAAAAACGACCGTTACATTGCTGAAGATTTCCTTGATGCATTCACTTATCTTGCCGATGGTAGTTTTGTAGTACAAAGCGAACGCGATGGTTGGTCGCATTTGTATTTATACGATAAACAAGGTTTTGAAATCACACAGCTTACCGAAGGTGAGTTTGATGTAACAGATTTTTATGGTTATGATGAAGATAAGGAACTTTATTATTACCAGGCTGCAGCCGAATCTCCTTTGCGTCGAGAGGTTTATTACATTAGTGAGGACAAAGAGGAAAAAGGAAAACTATCGACTCTTGAAGGTACAAACAGAGCTGTTTTTAGCACTAATTTTAAATACTTTATAAATTACTATAGTAGTGCTAAAGTGCCCAACTTCATTACTTTGCACGAAAATAAAAAAGGCGAGCAAATCCGCTTTCTGCAAAAAAATACGGTATTAAAAAACACAATCAAGAATATGAATATTCCTCAAAAGGAATTTTTCACTTTCACAAGTTCTGAAGGCGTTGAGCTGAATGGCTGGATGATAAAACCCAACGATTTTGATGCATCGAAAAAATACCCGGTTTTTATGACACAGTACAGTGGCCCCAATTCGCAAAGTGTTACCGACTCATGGGGAGGCGTTAGCTGGAACGAATACCTGGCACAAGAAGGGTTTCTTGTGGTTTGTGTCGATCCGCGCGGAACCGCTGCTCGTGGCGAAGATTTCAGAAAAGTTACTTATATGCAGCTAGGAAAATACGAATCGGACGACCAGGTGGAAGCAGCAAAGTACCTTACTACCCTGCCCTATGTAGATGCTGAAAACATCTCGATTTTTGGGTGGAGCTATGGTGGTTTTATGACACTGTTAACACTTGAAAAAGGTGGCGATCTGTTTAAAGCCGGAATTGCCGTTGCTCCGGTAACCAGCTGGCGCTTTTACGATACGGTGTACACCGAGCGTTACATGCGTAAACCAGAGGAAAACCCTGAAGGTTATGACGAGAATTCTCCACTTTCGCATGCTGGCGATATAAAAGGAAATTTATTGATAATACACGGAACTGCAGACGATAATGTGCATGCACAAAACACTTACGAGATGTCAGAAAAAATGGTGCAGGCCGGTGTACCGTTCGATATGGCCATGTATACCAACCGAAACCATGGAATAAGAGGTGGCAATACAAGCATGCACCTCTACAACAAAATGGTGAATTTTCTGAAAGATAATTTGATGGAGAAGTAA
- a CDS encoding DUF6962 family protein: protein MEEINTIFLFGIKIDEPVVTLTDLLVSVLCFIFAYKIHKQNRPEKVFTYFKLYFLIMGIATALGGLIGHAFLYHFSFYWKLPGWITSMFSIMFVERAAIEHTRIQLSKQIVKILGILNIVEFLTFLTLTIVTLNFFYVEFHSGYGLMFIVLSLEGFLFIKTRNKASKFMLIGVAFAAVAALFFMNEIVIHQWFNHISASHVLMAVAAWFFYLGANRINMHNNHTH from the coding sequence ATGGAAGAAATAAACACAATATTCCTGTTTGGAATCAAAATCGACGAACCTGTTGTTACACTCACCGATCTTCTTGTTTCGGTGTTGTGTTTTATATTTGCTTACAAAATTCACAAGCAAAATAGACCCGAAAAGGTATTTACCTATTTCAAACTTTATTTTTTAATTATGGGAATTGCCACTGCCTTAGGAGGACTAATCGGTCATGCATTTTTGTATCATTTTAGTTTTTACTGGAAATTACCGGGATGGATAACCAGTATGTTTTCAATAATGTTTGTTGAACGGGCAGCTATTGAACACACTCGTATTCAACTCTCAAAACAGATTGTAAAGATTTTGGGTATTCTGAATATTGTAGAGTTTCTAACCTTTTTAACGTTAACCATTGTGACACTCAATTTTTTTTATGTAGAGTTTCATTCTGGTTATGGTTTAATGTTTATTGTGCTCTCGCTCGAAGGATTTTTATTCATCAAAACACGTAATAAAGCCAGCAAGTTTATGCTTATTGGAGTGGCATTTGCAGCTGTTGCCGCTTTATTTTTTATGAATGAAATCGTTATACATCAATGGTTCAACCACATTTCTGCCAGTCATGTTTTAATGGCGGTAGCGGCATGGTTCTTTTATCTGGGAGCCAACAGAATAAATATGCACAACAATCACACTCATTAA
- a CDS encoding DUF5916 domain-containing protein, translated as MKIATVLLFFVFIQTISAQEKRTYKATTADNLNLTINGFFDEPEWQNANWENDFIQHEPNEGKAPTRQTEYAILYDVNNLYVAIRSFDVPDSISMRMTRRDETDGDLAGLYIDSYFDKRTSFAFIVSAAGVRSDMVNTNDGDNEDSTWDPIWYTKTSVTNNGWNAEMRIPLTQLRFEESEEQVWGLNVFRYIFREDELSSWQPMKREMAGFTSQFGILRGIENIKPQNSLSLTPYMVARTERFEKVPENPFLKTGKSNGFDAGLDAKIGLTNYLTMDLTINPDFGQIEADPSQVNLSTYETFFREKRPFFIEGNNILSYKLAFGDGDQSANNLFYSRRIGRRPNYSPNLADDEYADTPDFTRILGAAKITGKTKGGWSIGLIESVTAEEIAEIKGISNNKTQSVEPLTNYFVGRVQKDFNEGNTYIGGMLTAVNRNINDEHLEFLHKSAYTGGIDFVHKWHNKDWIIDAGVYFSRVEGSKEALLNTQTSYSRIYQRPDADYVTLDSTRTSLAGTGGKLTIGKTGGKFKFAGIFSWKSPGLEINDIGYTPEVDEIMQAFWAGYRWYEPFSIFRSMGLNFNQWNNYDFGGDLLGAGGNINGHVQFKNFWNAFSSVNINGEQLSHSALRGGPSMKLPGNHSFYAGIFSNPQKKFTYGADGGMNWSNEKDFFSSKSFEVEFGYRPIKAMQIEISPEYGVSDNKLQYITQQDYRNDKRYIMGSIKRKTFSTSIRINYNITPDLTVQFWGQPFIATGDYDDFKYITVSKAPEITDRYSLYSSEQISYDVENCVYNIFESTSGEPSYSFDNPDFNVKEFLSNLVVRWEYRPGSMIYLVWSQNREAYNNMGKFEFSNDINDLFDQKSHNIFLVKFSYRIGR; from the coding sequence ATGAAAATTGCGACTGTCCTCTTATTCTTTGTATTCATACAAACTATATCTGCACAGGAAAAACGAACTTACAAAGCGACAACCGCTGATAACCTGAACCTTACTATTAACGGTTTTTTTGACGAGCCGGAATGGCAAAATGCCAACTGGGAAAACGATTTTATTCAGCACGAACCTAACGAGGGTAAAGCGCCAACCCGGCAAACAGAATATGCTATTTTATACGATGTCAACAATCTATATGTGGCAATACGTTCGTTCGATGTTCCGGACAGTATTTCTATGCGAATGACGCGGCGTGATGAAACAGATGGCGATCTTGCCGGCTTATATATCGACTCCTATTTTGACAAACGCACCTCTTTTGCATTTATCGTTTCAGCTGCCGGCGTGCGTTCGGATATGGTTAATACCAATGATGGCGATAACGAAGACAGTACCTGGGATCCGATCTGGTATACAAAAACATCGGTTACAAACAACGGATGGAATGCAGAAATGCGAATCCCGCTCACCCAGCTTCGATTTGAAGAAAGTGAAGAACAGGTTTGGGGACTAAATGTATTCCGTTACATTTTTCGGGAGGATGAACTTTCATCGTGGCAACCGATGAAACGCGAAATGGCAGGTTTCACTTCACAATTTGGCATTTTGCGGGGAATTGAAAATATTAAGCCACAAAACTCACTAAGTTTAACTCCATACATGGTAGCTCGCACCGAACGCTTTGAAAAAGTACCCGAAAATCCATTTCTGAAAACAGGAAAATCGAATGGTTTTGATGCCGGTTTGGATGCAAAAATAGGCCTCACCAATTACCTTACCATGGACCTTACAATTAACCCCGATTTTGGGCAGATTGAAGCCGATCCGTCGCAGGTAAATTTAAGTACGTACGAAACTTTTTTCCGTGAAAAACGACCATTTTTTATCGAAGGAAATAACATACTGTCATACAAACTTGCTTTTGGCGATGGAGATCAATCCGCCAATAATCTGTTTTACTCACGTCGAATTGGACGTCGTCCAAATTACTCACCCAACTTAGCTGATGATGAATATGCCGACACGCCGGACTTTACCAGAATATTAGGGGCTGCAAAAATCACCGGAAAAACAAAAGGTGGTTGGTCGATTGGCTTAATTGAAAGTGTTACTGCCGAAGAGATAGCAGAAATTAAAGGAATATCAAACAACAAAACTCAGTCGGTTGAGCCTTTAACTAATTATTTTGTAGGTAGAGTACAAAAAGATTTTAATGAGGGAAATACCTATATCGGGGGAATGCTTACCGCCGTTAACCGGAATATTAATGATGAACACCTTGAGTTTCTTCATAAAAGTGCATACACCGGAGGAATTGATTTTGTGCATAAATGGCACAACAAAGACTGGATAATTGATGCCGGGGTTTATTTTAGCCGCGTTGAAGGCAGCAAAGAAGCTTTGCTGAATACTCAAACTTCTTATTCGCGCATCTATCAGCGTCCTGATGCCGACTATGTCACACTCGATTCAACACGAACCTCGCTGGCAGGAACCGGCGGAAAACTAACCATCGGAAAAACAGGTGGAAAATTTAAGTTCGCTGGCATATTTAGCTGGAAATCGCCGGGGTTAGAAATTAATGATATTGGCTACACCCCCGAAGTTGATGAAATTATGCAGGCCTTTTGGGCTGGATATCGCTGGTACGAACCCTTTTCTATTTTCAGAAGTATGGGGCTTAATTTTAATCAGTGGAACAATTATGATTTTGGTGGAGATTTACTCGGGGCAGGTGGTAACATTAACGGACATGTACAGTTTAAAAATTTTTGGAATGCATTTTCAAGTGTAAATATAAACGGCGAGCAGCTTTCGCATTCAGCTTTGCGAGGTGGCCCTTCAATGAAACTTCCCGGAAACCACAGCTTTTATGCCGGTATTTTCTCAAACCCACAGAAAAAGTTCACCTATGGTGCCGATGGAGGAATGAACTGGAGTAATGAAAAAGATTTCTTCTCGAGTAAAAGTTTTGAAGTAGAATTTGGGTATCGCCCAATAAAAGCCATGCAAATTGAAATTAGCCCAGAATACGGTGTAAGTGATAACAAACTTCAATACATCACCCAACAAGACTATCGGAACGACAAACGTTATATAATGGGTAGCATTAAACGCAAAACATTCAGCACCTCCATTCGAATAAATTATAACATCACTCCCGATCTTACCGTGCAGTTTTGGGGCCAGCCTTTTATTGCAACCGGCGATTATGATGATTTCAAATACATTACAGTTAGTAAAGCTCCTGAAATTACTGATCGATATTCCTTGTACTCAAGCGAACAGATTAGTTATGATGTCGAAAACTGCGTTTATAACATTTTTGAATCGACGAGTGGAGAACCCAGTTACAGCTTCGACAATCCTGATTTTAATGTAAAAGAATTTCTCTCAAACCTGGTAGTTCGATGGGAATATCGACCGGGATCGATGATTTACCTGGTATGGTCGCAAAACCGCGAAGCGTACAACAACATGGGTAAATTTGAATTTAGTAACGACATTAATGATCTATTTGATCAGAAATCTCATAACATCTTCCTTGTGAAATTTTCGTATCGCATTGGAAGATAA
- a CDS encoding glycoside hydrolase family 3 protein, which translates to MKKSILNLILIFCAFSLYAQNENLDFLDPSLPTEERVDMLVSQMTLQEKVDQLEYTSQAIERLQVPEYNWWNECLHGVARAGYATVFPQSISIAASWDTDLVNRVAVAISDEARAKHHEFVRRDKRGIYQGLTFWSPNINIFRDPRWGRGHETYGEDPFLTGILGTEFVKGLQGDDPKYLKVVATAKHYAVHSGPEPLRHEFNALVSERDLHETYLPAFRMLIKDGGAYSVMGAYNQFKGVPCCASNELYSILRNDWGFDGYIVSDCWAISDFYTFQDYSEDAAEASAVAVKAGTDLNCGNSYRHLIEAVERGLITEKEIDVAVKRLFKARFKLGMFDPKEDVAYAQIPFSVNTSAENNRLALEAARKSIVLLKNKDNTLPLSTDIKTLAVIGPNADNWESLVGNYNGIAKNPVTVLKGLQNKLSNTTILYAEGSHLANGISNLRAIPSEFLQTEKGTQGVKGEYFNNAKLEGEAAFSRIDKNIDFYWESGAPTAELNDDDFSVRWTGYIVPPVSGEYRIGCWGMPKLDIWLEGEKILNHNSEHHAFHHEKGVKMEAGKKYKFVYEYANDEGDGDAKLLWAMPNQNMKEEAVEVAQKADAVVLVLGLSQRLEGEEMPIEVDGFEGGDRTHLKLPATQRELMKAVEATGKPVILVLLNGSALAVNWADENLDAILSAGYPGQEGGNAVADVLMGDYNPAGRLPVTYYKSVDQLPSFENYDMDNRTYKYFNGEPLYPFGYGLSYTSFTYSDLKLDKKAKIGNVIEISTKVTNSGQEKGEEVVQLYLTDVVASTLRPKYQLEGFQRIALEPGETKTVKFVLQPRQFSIIGVDDKRVIEPGDFTLFVGGSQPAGKGLNGVSKTIELKGEKTFMD; encoded by the coding sequence ATGAAAAAATCAATTTTAAACCTAATCCTAATTTTTTGTGCGTTTAGTCTATATGCGCAAAATGAAAATCTCGACTTCTTAGACCCATCGCTTCCTACGGAAGAGCGTGTTGATATGCTGGTATCGCAAATGACACTTCAGGAAAAAGTTGATCAACTGGAGTACACTTCACAAGCGATTGAACGTTTGCAGGTGCCCGAATACAACTGGTGGAACGAGTGTTTACACGGTGTTGCCAGGGCCGGTTATGCAACCGTTTTTCCACAATCGATAAGTATTGCGGCCTCGTGGGATACCGATTTAGTTAACCGGGTAGCAGTAGCTATTTCAGATGAAGCACGGGCAAAACACCATGAGTTTGTTCGTCGTGATAAACGGGGAATATACCAGGGACTTACTTTTTGGTCGCCTAACATAAATATTTTCCGTGATCCGCGCTGGGGACGAGGACATGAAACTTATGGCGAAGATCCGTTTCTCACCGGAATTCTGGGAACTGAGTTTGTAAAAGGACTTCAGGGCGATGATCCGAAGTACCTGAAAGTGGTTGCTACAGCCAAACATTATGCGGTACATTCGGGGCCGGAACCTTTGCGTCATGAATTCAACGCATTGGTAAGCGAACGTGATTTACACGAAACCTATTTACCTGCATTCCGGATGTTAATAAAAGACGGAGGCGCTTATTCGGTAATGGGAGCGTATAATCAATTTAAAGGCGTTCCGTGTTGTGCCAGCAACGAGTTATATAGTATTCTTCGCAACGATTGGGGATTTGATGGATACATTGTTTCTGATTGTTGGGCCATTTCCGACTTTTACACTTTTCAGGACTACTCGGAAGATGCTGCAGAGGCATCGGCAGTTGCGGTTAAAGCCGGTACTGATTTAAATTGTGGAAATTCATATCGTCATCTTATCGAGGCAGTAGAACGCGGATTGATAACTGAAAAAGAAATTGATGTGGCTGTAAAACGGCTGTTTAAAGCCCGTTTTAAACTGGGAATGTTCGATCCTAAAGAAGATGTGGCTTATGCACAAATTCCATTTTCGGTTAATACTTCAGCAGAAAATAATAGACTTGCACTGGAAGCCGCCCGCAAAAGTATTGTTTTACTTAAAAATAAGGATAACACATTACCGCTTTCAACCGACATTAAAACGCTTGCTGTTATTGGCCCCAATGCTGATAACTGGGAGTCGCTGGTTGGAAATTACAATGGGATTGCAAAAAATCCGGTCACAGTACTTAAGGGATTACAAAATAAATTATCGAATACAACTATTTTATATGCCGAAGGAAGTCATTTGGCAAATGGAATAAGTAACCTTCGTGCTATCCCTTCTGAATTTTTACAAACTGAAAAAGGCACACAAGGAGTAAAAGGTGAGTATTTTAATAATGCAAAACTGGAGGGTGAAGCTGCTTTTTCCAGAATTGATAAAAATATTGATTTCTATTGGGAATCGGGAGCGCCGACAGCGGAATTAAACGACGATGATTTTAGTGTGCGTTGGACAGGGTACATTGTACCGCCGGTTTCGGGAGAGTATAGAATTGGCTGCTGGGGAATGCCAAAACTCGATATTTGGCTGGAAGGAGAAAAAATATTAAATCATAACTCAGAACATCATGCTTTTCATCATGAGAAAGGCGTGAAAATGGAAGCCGGTAAAAAGTATAAGTTTGTATACGAGTATGCCAACGATGAAGGTGATGGTGATGCAAAGCTTTTGTGGGCCATGCCTAACCAAAATATGAAAGAGGAAGCAGTAGAAGTGGCTCAAAAAGCCGATGCTGTGGTGTTGGTACTGGGGCTTTCTCAACGTCTTGAAGGTGAAGAAATGCCAATAGAAGTGGATGGTTTTGAAGGTGGAGACCGCACACATTTAAAACTTCCTGCAACACAACGCGAACTTATGAAAGCTGTTGAAGCAACCGGTAAACCGGTAATTCTGGTTTTATTAAACGGAAGTGCGTTGGCTGTTAACTGGGCTGATGAAAACCTGGACGCAATTCTTTCTGCCGGATATCCGGGGCAGGAGGGAGGAAATGCTGTTGCCGATGTTCTAATGGGCGATTACAATCCCGCAGGACGACTGCCGGTTACCTATTACAAATCAGTTGATCAGTTGCCTTCGTTCGAAAATTATGATATGGATAACCGTACGTATAAATACTTTAATGGTGAGCCGCTTTATCCGTTTGGCTATGGTTTAAGTTATACATCATTTACTTATTCAGATTTGAAACTGGATAAAAAGGCCAAAATTGGAAATGTCATTGAAATAAGTACAAAAGTCACCAATTCGGGACAGGAAAAAGGCGAAGAGGTTGTGCAATTGTATTTAACAGATGTAGTCGCATCAACATTACGTCCGAAATACCAGTTGGAGGGATTTCAGCGTATTGCTTTGGAACCGGGCGAAACAAAAACGGTAAAGTTTGTTCTACAGCCCCGTCAGTTTTCAATTATTGGCGTAGATGATAAAAGGGTTATTGAACCAGGAGATTTTACTCTTTTTGTTGGAGGAAGTCAACCTGCAGGAAAAGGATTAAATGGTGTTTCAAAAACAATTGAACTGAAAGGAGAAAAAACTTTCATGGATTAA
- a CDS encoding YkgJ family cysteine cluster protein: MDYTAYKTLQNDIDELSGKLERQHKKHMKCKAGCDLCCMDYSIFPVEFYSIVKALQKRKNKPNINTKNDESSCIFLNDHKCEIYAERPIICRTHGLPLLYMNEDNGWELSACELNFTEFDMEDFAEENTFPQDKFNSKLFLLNKEFITKSKSTNYSEFDLIPIKEIAKHI, encoded by the coding sequence ATGGATTATACAGCATACAAAACATTACAAAACGACATTGACGAACTATCAGGAAAACTTGAGAGGCAACACAAAAAGCATATGAAATGCAAAGCAGGCTGCGACCTGTGTTGTATGGATTACAGCATCTTTCCGGTAGAATTTTACAGCATTGTTAAAGCCTTACAAAAACGTAAAAACAAACCTAATATTAACACGAAAAACGATGAATCAAGCTGTATTTTTCTGAACGACCACAAATGTGAGATCTATGCTGAACGACCAATAATATGTCGTACTCACGGTCTTCCATTATTATACATGAACGAAGATAATGGATGGGAATTATCGGCTTGCGAACTTAATTTTACCGAATTTGACATGGAGGATTTTGCTGAAGAGAACACATTTCCGCAAGATAAATTCAACAGTAAATTGTTTTTATTGAATAAAGAATTCATTACTAAGAGCAAGTCAACAAATTACTCGGAGTTTGATTTAATTCCAATAAAAGAAATAGCAAAACATATTTAA
- a CDS encoding DsrE family protein, which produces MKRNFLLLLLTLLCSVAMATNNKSMEENKNKLAVLWTSGDPEVAEKMAFMYTYNAKKQGWFDEVVLIIWGPSSKLAAENEMIQDYIKKMQEIGIKTEACLYCAKMYDVDEKLTKLGVDVKGMGVPLSEYLKDGWKTLSL; this is translated from the coding sequence ATGAAACGTAATTTTCTACTTTTACTTTTAACCTTGCTTTGCAGCGTGGCAATGGCAACAAATAACAAATCGATGGAAGAAAATAAAAATAAATTGGCGGTACTGTGGACTAGCGGCGATCCGGAAGTGGCAGAAAAAATGGCATTTATGTACACCTACAATGCCAAAAAGCAAGGATGGTTTGATGAAGTAGTTCTTATTATTTGGGGACCATCGTCGAAACTAGCAGCTGAAAATGAGATGATTCAGGATTACATTAAAAAGATGCAGGAAATAGGTATTAAAACAGAAGCCTGTTTATACTGTGCAAAAATGTATGACGTTGACGAGAAACTTACCAAACTAGGTGTGGATGTAAAAGGCATGGGAGTTCCACTTTCGGAATATTTAAAGGACGGATGGAAAACGTTAAGCCTGTAA
- a CDS encoding DUF2795 domain-containing protein → MYWTLELASKLEDAPWPATKDELIDYAIRSGAPLEVIENLQEIEDEGEMYESIEDIWPDYPSKDDFFFNEDEY, encoded by the coding sequence ATGTATTGGACTCTGGAATTAGCATCGAAGTTAGAAGATGCACCGTGGCCGGCAACAAAGGACGAATTAATTGATTATGCAATACGTTCAGGCGCTCCACTTGAGGTAATCGAAAACCTTCAGGAAATTGAAGACGAAGGTGAGATGTATGAAAGTATTGAGGATATTTGGCCGGATTATCCGAGCAAAGATGATTTCTTTTTTAATGAAGACGAATACTAA
- a CDS encoding cob(I)yrinic acid a,c-diamide adenosyltransferase: protein MSGDFKIYTKTGDDGTTGLVGGSRVKKYDLRLESYGTVDELNACIGVIRSFEMDSAIKDLLLKIQHKLFNIGSRLASDEKGEAFTAQLIVKNEDIIVLEKAIDDYHETLPELSNFILPGGELSAAQCHMARTICRRAERRIVEFSEQTPVQPELIKYINRLSDYLFVLARKLGHDKGISETTWEY from the coding sequence ATGTCAGGAGATTTTAAAATATATACAAAAACCGGCGACGACGGTACAACCGGACTTGTTGGTGGCAGCCGCGTTAAAAAATACGATTTGCGTTTGGAAAGTTACGGGACAGTTGACGAATTAAATGCGTGCATTGGCGTTATCCGATCGTTTGAAATGGATTCTGCGATAAAAGATTTACTGCTAAAAATTCAGCATAAACTTTTCAACATTGGTTCGCGACTGGCTTCTGATGAAAAAGGAGAAGCGTTTACGGCACAGCTAATAGTTAAAAATGAGGATATTATAGTGCTTGAAAAAGCAATTGACGATTATCATGAAACACTACCTGAATTAAGCAATTTTATTCTTCCGGGAGGAGAACTCTCAGCAGCTCAGTGCCATATGGCACGTACGATATGCCGGAGAGCGGAGCGCCGAATCGTTGAATTCTCAGAACAAACTCCTGTTCAGCCCGAATTGATTAAGTACATTAACCGGCTTTCGGATTATCTGTTTGTATTGGCCCGAAAACTCGGTCATGACAAAGGGATTAGTGAAACAACCTGGGAGTATTGA